One genomic window of Kosmotoga olearia TBF 19.5.1 includes the following:
- the glmM gene encoding phosphoglucosamine mutase → MKKLFGTDGIRGIVNEELTVELALKLGNAIGRYFAGKYDVLIIAKDTRSSADLLESALAAGASSAGINVEYAGVMPTPALAYITRKYDTIGVMISASHNPAVYNGIKVLERGMKIPDEVEVELENLMAMPMNYTVYSEVGKICSKDSYREEYIEHVVSMFSGKAFRNNSLIVDGANGAITTVLKEVYSRLGIVADYTFFEPNGININDGCGSLHPKTLGKKLDDDHIGVLFDGDADRCLFVLPGGTLIDGDMLMALNADKLHREGRLKNNTVVATVMSNLGFEKFLESRGMKLLRTRVGDKYVLEKMIETGSTLGGEQSGHIIFFDRSTTGDGLITSLETLNSLAVLGTDLREFYENFPKFPQLLKNVPVVDKKAVMECEDLHKLLEELKEDRTLRIVVRPSGTEPYIRVMVEGMDEGKVSEIVERIVEVLEDCSNE, encoded by the coding sequence GTGAAGAAACTCTTTGGAACTGACGGGATAAGAGGAATCGTTAATGAAGAGCTCACCGTGGAACTGGCGCTTAAATTAGGGAACGCGATCGGTAGGTATTTTGCCGGTAAATACGACGTCTTGATAATCGCTAAAGACACACGGAGCTCCGCGGATCTTCTGGAGAGTGCCCTGGCTGCTGGCGCAAGTTCTGCCGGGATCAACGTGGAATATGCCGGCGTAATGCCCACACCGGCGTTGGCATATATAACGAGGAAATACGACACGATAGGAGTAATGATATCCGCTTCGCATAACCCCGCTGTTTATAACGGCATAAAGGTTCTGGAAAGGGGAATGAAAATCCCTGACGAGGTTGAGGTTGAACTGGAAAATCTTATGGCCATGCCTATGAACTACACGGTTTATTCTGAAGTGGGAAAGATATGCTCAAAGGATTCTTACAGGGAAGAATACATAGAACATGTCGTCAGCATGTTCTCCGGGAAGGCGTTTCGAAACAACTCCCTTATAGTCGATGGTGCTAACGGTGCCATAACGACGGTGCTCAAGGAGGTATATTCCCGGCTCGGGATTGTGGCCGATTATACCTTCTTTGAACCAAACGGCATAAATATAAACGACGGTTGTGGTTCTCTCCATCCGAAGACCCTGGGGAAAAAGCTGGATGACGATCATATCGGTGTCCTTTTCGACGGTGATGCCGACAGGTGTCTCTTTGTTCTTCCGGGTGGAACGCTCATAGATGGTGATATGCTCATGGCGTTGAATGCCGACAAGTTGCACAGGGAAGGCCGTTTGAAAAACAACACGGTGGTTGCCACCGTGATGTCGAACCTGGGTTTCGAGAAGTTCCTTGAAAGCAGGGGAATGAAGCTTCTGAGAACCCGTGTTGGAGATAAATACGTGCTGGAAAAGATGATAGAAACCGGTTCCACGCTTGGCGGCGAACAATCCGGGCATATAATCTTTTTCGATAGAAGCACTACAGGAGACGGTCTGATTACCTCTCTTGAGACCTTGAATTCTCTTGCCGTTCTGGGGACGGATCTAAGGGAATTCTACGAGAACTTCCCCAAATTTCCCCAGCTGCTTAAAAACGTTCCCGTTGTAGATAAAAAAGCGGTTATGGAATGCGAGGATTTACATAAGCTTCTTGAAGAGCTGAAAGAGGACAGAACCTTGAGGATTGTGGTAAGGCCTTCCGGTACGGAGCCTTATATAAGGGTTATGGTGGAAGGCATGGACGAAGGAAAGGTTTCTGAAATAGTAGAAAGGATCGTGGAGGTGCTGGAGGACTGTAGCAATGAATGA
- the rsmA gene encoding 16S rRNA (adenine(1518)-N(6)/adenine(1519)-N(6))-dimethyltransferase RsmA: protein MNITDILRKYGIHLKDSLGQNFIKDERILSRIVKDSGITDEATVIEIGIGLGTLTLKLAKKAKKVIGFEIDKRFEQIHKELLSDKNIQIIYEDFLKADLKDYDSRPLFYVANIPYYITSPILEKILFEGPAFEAAILMVQKEYAERLLAKPSSKSYGALTVTIGAFTMVRRLFNVSRKAFIPAPAVDSSVVKLIMREQTLVPLNEKRRFRNFVKLAFSHRRKKLKNNLKPIIDNPEEFLRSLGFSVNVRAEELTIESFVKLYEASKRWNKNE, encoded by the coding sequence ATGAATATCACCGATATTCTGAGAAAATATGGAATACACCTAAAAGACTCGCTGGGTCAGAATTTCATCAAAGATGAGAGAATCCTTTCGAGAATCGTAAAAGATTCTGGAATAACTGACGAGGCAACGGTTATAGAAATCGGGATCGGACTCGGTACCCTGACGCTGAAACTCGCCAAAAAAGCGAAAAAAGTAATTGGCTTTGAGATCGACAAACGCTTTGAACAGATTCACAAAGAACTATTAAGCGATAAGAACATCCAGATCATTTACGAGGATTTTCTCAAAGCAGATCTTAAAGACTATGATTCCCGGCCGCTTTTTTACGTCGCCAACATTCCTTATTACATAACCTCGCCTATTCTGGAAAAAATTCTATTCGAAGGGCCGGCCTTTGAAGCCGCCATACTGATGGTTCAAAAAGAATATGCTGAGCGTTTGCTTGCAAAACCGTCGTCCAAATCCTACGGGGCACTTACGGTTACAATAGGGGCTTTTACGATGGTTAGAAGGTTGTTCAACGTTTCCAGGAAAGCTTTTATCCCTGCTCCCGCAGTTGACTCCAGCGTGGTAAAGTTAATAATGAGGGAACAAACCCTTGTACCTTTAAATGAAAAAAGAAGGTTCAGGAACTTTGTAAAGCTTGCTTTCTCACACAGACGAAAAAAACTAAAGAACAATTTGAAACCCATCATAGATAATCCGGAGGAATTTCTAAGATCGCTGGGTTTTTCTGTCAACGTGAGGGCGGAGGAATTGACCATCGAAAGCTTTGTGAAACTCTATGAAGCTTCGAAAAGGTGGAATAAGAATGAGTGA
- a CDS encoding sigma-54 interaction domain-containing protein has translation MSEKLLETIVNALIEAVIVIDDSEKIILINNEACNILNLKKDEALGKPVVGTIPNTRLHIVLKTGKPEYNRIQKLGDKTIVTSRIPLKDEEGNVYAVMAVFRDITSIKRLAEEVTNLREIEALLSAVIDSTHDAISVADEEGKIVLVNRAYTRITGMSAKYVIGKLATVDIAEGSSLHLEVARRKEPILNARLKVGPAKKDVAVNVTPLFVNNEFKGSVAVIHDLSEIEKLARELEQTRRLLRYVKAKYTFDDIAGNSQKMRVAIEQAKRVAKTPMTVLLRGPSGTGKELFAHAIHNASDRADKNFISVNCAALPESILESELFGYADGAFTGAKKGGKRGLLEEANRGTLFLDEIGKMSISVQSKFLRFLQDKEIIPVGGTKPQKLDVRIIAATNLNLEQLVAEGKFLADLYYRLNVVPIVIPPLKDHIEDLPEIARVILIRLNQEYGRLVEDIDDEALELLMNYPWPGNVRELENVLGRSMINMEPDERVIRKDHLPKLELENHHREATQIGKLSNLLADYEKKIIEDTLKATEGNKTAAAKVLGISIRSLYYKLERYGIDTAKNFEP, from the coding sequence ATGAGTGAAAAACTTCTTGAAACCATTGTTAACGCCTTGATAGAAGCCGTAATAGTTATAGACGATTCAGAGAAAATAATCCTCATTAACAACGAAGCGTGCAACATTCTGAACCTCAAAAAGGATGAAGCTCTGGGGAAGCCTGTTGTTGGAACGATACCCAACACCAGGCTGCATATAGTCTTGAAAACCGGAAAACCTGAATACAACAGAATCCAAAAACTCGGCGATAAAACTATTGTTACTTCACGAATACCGCTAAAAGACGAAGAAGGAAATGTTTACGCCGTCATGGCGGTCTTCAGGGATATAACAAGTATCAAAAGGCTGGCCGAAGAGGTTACGAACCTGCGAGAAATAGAAGCCCTCCTCTCCGCGGTCATCGACTCCACCCACGATGCCATATCCGTCGCGGATGAAGAAGGAAAAATCGTTCTGGTGAACCGCGCTTACACGAGAATAACCGGGATGAGCGCAAAGTATGTCATAGGAAAACTCGCGACCGTTGACATAGCTGAAGGTTCCTCTTTACACCTCGAGGTTGCGAGGCGGAAGGAACCCATACTCAACGCCCGGTTGAAAGTAGGACCCGCTAAGAAAGATGTCGCGGTTAATGTCACTCCGTTGTTCGTGAACAACGAATTCAAAGGAAGTGTTGCTGTTATTCACGACCTCTCCGAAATAGAAAAACTGGCAAGAGAGCTGGAACAGACAAGACGCTTGCTGAGATACGTGAAGGCCAAATACACTTTCGATGATATAGCCGGCAACTCTCAAAAAATGCGTGTCGCTATCGAACAGGCAAAACGCGTTGCGAAAACACCCATGACCGTTTTGCTGAGAGGACCGAGTGGAACGGGTAAAGAGCTCTTTGCCCATGCCATCCATAACGCCAGCGATAGGGCCGATAAGAATTTTATTAGCGTGAACTGTGCCGCGCTACCGGAATCCATACTCGAGTCAGAACTCTTTGGTTACGCCGACGGTGCTTTCACAGGTGCGAAAAAAGGCGGTAAGCGTGGGCTTCTCGAAGAAGCGAACAGGGGTACCCTCTTCCTCGATGAAATCGGTAAGATGAGTATCTCCGTGCAATCAAAATTCCTGCGATTCTTGCAGGATAAGGAGATAATCCCTGTTGGCGGAACAAAACCACAAAAACTCGATGTCAGGATTATAGCCGCGACCAATTTGAATTTAGAACAATTGGTTGCTGAAGGAAAGTTCCTTGCCGACCTCTATTACCGTCTCAACGTAGTTCCAATAGTTATTCCGCCATTAAAAGATCATATAGAAGATCTTCCTGAAATTGCACGGGTAATTTTGATAAGACTGAACCAGGAATACGGCAGGCTCGTCGAGGATATAGACGATGAAGCCCTCGAGCTCCTGATGAACTATCCCTGGCCTGGCAACGTGCGAGAACTTGAAAATGTTCTCGGGCGTTCCATGATAAACATGGAACCGGATGAACGAGTCATCAGAAAAGACCACCTGCCGAAATTAGAACTGGAGAATCACCACCGCGAAGCCACTCAGATAGGGAAGCTCTCCAATCTCCTGGCAGACTACGAAAAAAAGATCATTGAAGACACCTTGAAGGCAACCGAAGGTAACAAGACAGCAGCCGCGAAGGTTCTCGGCATAAGTATTAGATCACTTTACTACAAACTCGAAAGATACGGCATAGATACTGCTAAAAACTTCGAACCGTGA
- the fabG gene encoding 3-oxoacyl-[acyl-carrier-protein] reductase, translating to MRLKEKVVIITGAASGIGKAAAKLFCKEGATVVACDLNEELLQALKDETKDFGGEIYPKKLNVTDREAIKELVEEIKEKFGKIDGLVNNAGITRDALLQRMTEENWDIVINVNLKGVFNMTQFVAPVMLKQGYGSIVNTSSIVGIYGNIGQTNYAATKGGVIAMTKTWAKEFTRKGANIRVNAVAPGFIKTPMTEKIPEKIVKMVEERIPLKRMGTPEEIANVYLFLISDESSYITGQVIGVDGGLVI from the coding sequence GTGAGATTGAAAGAGAAAGTTGTAATTATTACGGGCGCTGCGAGTGGTATTGGTAAGGCAGCGGCGAAGCTATTCTGTAAAGAGGGGGCAACGGTTGTTGCATGCGACCTGAATGAAGAACTCCTGCAGGCATTGAAAGATGAGACGAAGGATTTCGGTGGAGAGATTTACCCCAAGAAACTGAATGTAACGGATAGGGAAGCCATTAAGGAGCTTGTTGAGGAGATCAAAGAAAAGTTCGGGAAGATTGATGGTCTCGTTAACAATGCGGGGATAACAAGGGATGCCCTGTTGCAGAGAATGACTGAAGAGAATTGGGACATAGTTATCAATGTAAACTTGAAGGGTGTTTTCAATATGACTCAGTTTGTTGCACCGGTTATGCTGAAGCAGGGTTACGGTTCGATTGTAAACACGTCATCTATCGTCGGGATTTACGGGAACATCGGACAAACGAACTATGCGGCGACAAAAGGCGGCGTTATAGCCATGACGAAAACCTGGGCAAAGGAATTTACCAGAAAAGGTGCGAATATAAGGGTTAACGCTGTGGCACCGGGATTCATAAAAACCCCTATGACTGAAAAGATCCCGGAGAAGATCGTTAAGATGGTTGAAGAGAGAATCCCGTTGAAGAGAATGGGAACGCCTGAAGAAATCGCCAATGTCTATCTTTTCCTCATTTCCGATGAATCGAGTTATATAACCGGGCAGGTCATTGGCGTTGATGGTGGTCTTGTTATCTAA
- a CDS encoding transposase codes for MTKTCKAHTAQRRRRTGKYKDPQSSWTKTTKGWEYGRKVHMSLVAQNLLIQDWMTTPAAVHDSTVAKAQIDSGQGYKYFLADSAYDSQQIYRYIFDCSSMIPVIDTNKRKGVSLEKQCQARWLGIQLRQIYAEKYKNRWEIERTINILQEYFNLEYIWYVRNRNYDAVLGLAILAYNLCVMFNILNSRPHRKVADIIGCY; via the coding sequence GTGACCAAGACTTGTAAAGCCCATACAGCACAAAGACGAAGAAGGACAGGGAAATACAAAGACCCCCAATCCAGTTGGACAAAGACGACAAAAGGCTGGGAATATGGAAGAAAAGTACATATGAGTTTGGTTGCACAGAACCTATTGATTCAAGATTGGATGACAACGCCAGCAGCTGTACACGATTCGACGGTGGCAAAGGCACAAATAGATTCTGGCCAGGGATATAAGTATTTCCTCGCAGACAGCGCATATGATTCGCAACAGATATACCGTTATATATTCGATTGTAGTAGCATGATACCAGTAATAGACACAAACAAAAGGAAAGGTGTATCACTGGAAAAACAGTGTCAGGCTCGTTGGCTGGGCATTCAATTGAGGCAAATATATGCGGAGAAGTATAAAAACCGTTGGGAGATAGAGAGAACGATTAACATTCTACAAGAATATTTCAATCTGGAATACATTTGGTATGTGAGAAACAGGAATTATGATGCGGTATTGGGTTTGGCCATATTGGCATACAATCTTTGTGTTATGTTCAATATCTTGAACAGCCGTCCTCACAGAAAGGTGGCTGATATTATTGGCTGTTACTGA
- a CDS encoding GmrSD restriction endonuclease domain-containing protein: MELEWSKKKLLGLVRRAYRGEVMLPDFQRNFVWSRSDIEELICSLLEKMFIGTFLIQRVNPTDVPFKVIPIEGANKVNGGFSSRPEIIVLDGQQRLTSLFYALYSPDIPLKNTTNPYAFFIDLQELCKDNIESAVFSWSKQWREYKALLDGNGKYILSELKKEKILPLTFLADDDEFGDLWHESFKSLFSREDARKVKGYLDHLRHYEIHVLSIPLTEKPEDIAILFERINRTGIKLSIFDLLTARLYKFINLRTEWETAFDKKYWLKQIASNDIKNTKIPYYIIQGLALGKGMSIKARDIIKIDSTILNKESWENAIDILENKILSRLFDVSEYGIADYRWLSYPSMISIWLGLFIKAENGEINIDVEKINKWYWSVIFTERYSGSTETKQTKDFKDLIKWLNDSSEIPETVLDIRNKLGVMKIDTRYPGSSIYKGVFNLLFRKGAWDFYEKDKIKFSAKDLEDHHIVPKKFLENKGVDVDKDIVLNRTLILSLTNKKISKKAPATYIADMIKIHGSEERVMEVLEKHFINKEMFELLKSIKEDSPPNEIKEKFECFISMREELIKNEITQLVGDRIKD; the protein is encoded by the coding sequence ATGGAATTAGAATGGTCAAAGAAGAAACTGTTGGGGCTTGTCAGAAGAGCCTATCGTGGAGAAGTAATGCTCCCTGATTTTCAAAGAAATTTTGTTTGGTCAAGAAGCGATATAGAAGAACTAATTTGCTCTTTACTTGAGAAAATGTTCATAGGTACCTTTCTTATACAACGAGTAAATCCAACAGATGTTCCCTTTAAAGTAATTCCAATCGAAGGTGCTAACAAAGTAAACGGCGGTTTTTCATCAAGACCTGAAATTATAGTACTTGATGGGCAGCAAAGACTTACATCATTATTTTATGCTTTATATTCTCCTGACATTCCATTAAAAAATACGACGAATCCATATGCATTTTTCATAGATCTACAAGAATTGTGTAAAGATAACATCGAAAGTGCTGTTTTCAGTTGGTCAAAACAGTGGAGAGAATATAAAGCATTATTGGATGGGAATGGAAAATATATCTTATCAGAATTGAAGAAAGAAAAAATATTGCCATTAACGTTTCTAGCAGACGATGATGAATTTGGAGATCTGTGGCATGAATCTTTCAAAAGTCTATTTTCAAGAGAGGATGCAAGGAAAGTAAAAGGTTATTTAGATCATTTAAGGCATTATGAAATTCATGTATTAAGCATTCCATTAACAGAAAAACCTGAAGATATAGCTATATTGTTTGAAAGGATAAACCGTACAGGAATTAAACTATCTATATTCGACTTACTCACAGCCCGACTATACAAGTTCATTAACTTAAGAACAGAGTGGGAGACTGCGTTTGATAAAAAATATTGGCTAAAACAAATAGCTTCAAATGATATAAAAAACACAAAAATTCCTTACTACATTATTCAAGGGTTAGCCTTGGGTAAAGGTATGAGTATAAAAGCTAGAGACATAATAAAAATAGACTCTACTATCCTAAACAAAGAATCTTGGGAAAACGCAATAGATATATTAGAAAATAAAATCTTGAGTAGACTCTTCGATGTTTCTGAGTATGGCATCGCAGATTATAGATGGTTGTCTTATCCATCAATGATTTCCATATGGCTTGGATTATTCATCAAAGCGGAGAATGGAGAAATTAATATTGATGTCGAGAAGATAAACAAATGGTATTGGAGTGTGATATTTACAGAAAGATATTCGGGTTCTACTGAAACAAAACAAACGAAAGATTTTAAAGATTTAATAAAATGGTTAAATGATTCAAGTGAAATTCCAGAGACTGTTTTAGATATAAGGAACAAATTGGGTGTTATGAAAATAGATACAAGATATCCTGGAAGTTCCATCTATAAAGGCGTTTTCAATTTGCTTTTTAGAAAAGGAGCATGGGACTTTTATGAAAAGGATAAGATTAAATTTTCAGCAAAGGACTTAGAGGATCACCATATTGTTCCCAAAAAGTTCTTGGAAAATAAAGGAGTAGATGTGGATAAAGATATTGTTCTAAATAGAACGCTTATTTTATCATTGACAAATAAGAAAATCAGCAAGAAAGCACCTGCTACTTATATTGCCGATATGATCAAAATACACGGAAGTGAAGAAAGAGTAATGGAAGTTTTAGAAAAGCATTTTATAAATAAAGAAATGTTTGAACTATTAAAGAGTATAAAAGAAGATTCTCCTCCCAATGAGATAAAGGAAAAATTTGAGTGTTTCATAAGTATGAGAGAAGAATTAATTAAAAACGAAATAACACAACTCGTAGGAGACAGGATTAAAGACTAA
- a CDS encoding HNH endonuclease encodes MDIIALTDVSWFKFLRKKNREKDFKLINFWTPTGWEPKKINPGDMFYLFLKSPYRKVGGYARYVYSFQLTVRDAWNKFGQANGAPNINIMLEQLSAIRGTRIDENTIIGCIMLQDPVFLQDDEFFDSREIGVEIKQAMQKFKYIKGAEIIRPEYTIDKIGNYVLNEKVTVEYTLSAHKKRIGQSTFRERLLELYRKCAVTREDYPLVLEAAHIDPYLGENSNHLQNGLILRSDVHKLFDANLLTIDTNYRVRLSNILTGTSYERFENKPIELPKNKNYYPSEDALKRRMEKLIVLNY; translated from the coding sequence ATGGACATCATCGCTTTAACTGATGTTAGTTGGTTTAAATTTCTGAGAAAGAAGAACAGAGAGAAAGACTTTAAGTTAATAAATTTCTGGACGCCAACTGGATGGGAACCAAAGAAAATAAATCCAGGAGACATGTTCTACCTGTTTTTAAAGAGTCCATACAGAAAAGTTGGCGGATACGCCAGATATGTTTACTCCTTTCAGTTAACGGTCAGAGATGCCTGGAACAAATTTGGTCAGGCAAATGGTGCTCCAAACATCAATATAATGTTGGAACAATTATCTGCAATTAGAGGAACTCGCATAGATGAAAATACCATTATTGGTTGCATAATGCTTCAGGATCCAGTTTTTTTACAGGATGACGAGTTTTTCGATTCTCGGGAAATAGGTGTTGAAATCAAGCAGGCTATGCAGAAGTTCAAGTACATCAAAGGTGCAGAAATAATTAGACCGGAATATACCATCGATAAAATAGGGAATTATGTTCTAAATGAGAAAGTAACGGTTGAATATACATTATCAGCGCATAAAAAGAGAATTGGTCAAAGTACATTTAGGGAAAGATTGTTAGAGCTTTACAGAAAATGTGCTGTGACCCGCGAAGACTACCCACTGGTCCTTGAGGCTGCTCACATAGATCCATACTTGGGAGAAAACAGCAACCATCTACAAAACGGGCTCATTTTAAGAAGCGATGTTCACAAACTATTCGACGCGAACCTTCTGACTATAGATACTAACTACCGTGTCAGATTGAGCAATATTTTGACGGGAACCAGCTACGAAAGATTTGAAAACAAACCGATTGAATTACCTAAAAACAAAAACTACTACCCATCTGAAGACGCTTTAAAACGAAGAATGGAAAAACTAATTGTACTTAATTACTAA
- the istB gene encoding IS21-like element ISKol1 family helper ATPase IstB, with protein MRLCKRLKTPGIFNSYERITRQAQQEGMSYIEFLLEILESEVQSRESRNIVKKIKRAGFPTPKRFEELNEAALPEDARKHLKELKSLKFLSENRNLILLGNSGTGKTHLATAIGIKACEEGYNVLFKTAAGLINELKEAKDEKQLVRYAKQFKKLDLVIIDELGYISFDIEGAELLFQYLAMRYETKSTLITTNLVFSEWIKIFHDKALTMALLDRITHNAVILNMSGRSYRRRDILEDT; from the coding sequence ATGAGATTGTGCAAAAGGCTGAAAACACCGGGAATATTCAACAGTTACGAGAGAATCACTAGACAAGCTCAACAAGAAGGCATGAGTTACATTGAATTCCTTCTGGAGATACTGGAATCGGAAGTACAATCCAGAGAAAGCAGAAACATAGTGAAAAAAATAAAACGGGCTGGATTTCCAACACCCAAAAGATTTGAAGAACTCAACGAAGCAGCCCTTCCAGAAGACGCCAGGAAACATCTTAAAGAACTGAAATCGTTGAAATTTTTAAGCGAGAATAGAAACCTAATACTGCTGGGTAACTCCGGTACAGGAAAAACACATCTGGCAACGGCAATAGGAATAAAAGCCTGTGAAGAAGGATATAACGTTCTATTCAAAACAGCGGCAGGCCTGATTAACGAACTGAAAGAAGCAAAAGACGAAAAACAACTTGTGAGATACGCAAAACAATTCAAAAAGCTCGATCTGGTGATAATAGACGAATTGGGATACATTTCCTTTGACATTGAAGGTGCAGAGCTGCTCTTCCAATACCTGGCAATGAGATACGAGACAAAGAGCACGTTAATTACAACGAATCTCGTGTTCTCGGAATGGATAAAGATCTTCCATGATAAAGCCCTAACCATGGCATTATTAGATAGAATCACACACAATGCCGTGATTCTCAATATGTCTGGAAGAAGTTACCGAAGAAGGGATATTTTAGAAGATACCTGA